From Marinitoga hydrogenitolerans DSM 16785:
GTAAGTGCGGGAATATTATTATTTGAAATTTTCAAACAAAAAAGTGGTAGGTGATTTAATGGCTATTGTTAAATTACCCGAATCGGTAATAATGAAAATCGCCGCTGGTGAAGTAGTTACCGGAACTTTTGCTGTTGTAAAAGAACTATTTGAAAACGCCATTGATGCCCATGCTGACAAAATTACTGTTGAAATAAAAGATGGTGGAAAAACATATATTAGAATTACAGATAATGGTGTAGGAATGTCTGAAGAGGAAATATTACTGGCTGTTCAACCACATACCACAAGTAAAATAAAAGACGTTAATGATTTATACAATATTCATACATACGGATTTAGAGGCGAAGCTCTAGCAGCTATTTCAAGAGTTTCAAGAATGAAAATAACCTCTAAAAGAAAAGATGATGATGTTGCAACAAGCATCGAATTTGTTGGTTCTAAACCTATCAGCACAAAAAAAACAGCTGCACAAAATGGAACTACTATAGAAGTAAAAGATTTATTCTTTAACATTCCCGCAAGAAGAAAATTTTTAAAATCCGCAGCCATCGAAGGCCGCATGATAACTGAAATTATAGAAAAATTTATTTTAGCAACTAATGTTGGTATAGATTATATTAAAGATGGTAAACTTATATATTCCATCTCTAAAAATATACCTTTAATAGAAAAAATAAATACTATTTTTCCAGAAACAAAAAAAGATGATTTTTTTGAACTCAATATAGAAGAATCCTGGTTTAAAATAAAAGGCTTTATTTCTCACCCCAGAGTAACCAGAAACAACAGAACAGCTCAAATATTTTTTATAAATAACAGATATATCAGATCTGGTGATTTATTTGCAGTTTTTGAATCTGGTTATGGCGAAATGTTAGAATCAAGAAGGCATCCATATGGTATTGTTTTTTTTGAAATAGATCCAAAAGAAGTTGATATTAATGTCCATCCACAAAAATTAGAGGTAAAAATATCAGAATCGAGAATCATATATAATAAATTTAAAAGATTAATAAGGGAAACCCTTATTAACAAAACTACTTTCAGAATGTCTATTAATGTGGAAGATGCTAGTGATGACACTTATACTACTAAAAAAGTTATACAAAAAACTTATGAAAATAGCATTCCAACTGTCTCTGAACTTGAGGAAAAATATGAAACTTTTTTAATTAATAAAGAAAGAAAAAGTGAAAGAATAGAAAAAAAGCCTTTACCTATTATGCAAAAAAAACTTCATCAAAAACAGGAAGAAAAGAAAATCATACAAGATATAAACCAAAATATAAATTATTTAAAATCACAACATGTAAACCCTGAAAATACTATAGAAAAAAAATCTATTGATTTTAGCTATTATAAAATAGTTGGTTTAGTTGCTGA
This genomic window contains:
- the mutL gene encoding DNA mismatch repair endonuclease MutL, with amino-acid sequence MAIVKLPESVIMKIAAGEVVTGTFAVVKELFENAIDAHADKITVEIKDGGKTYIRITDNGVGMSEEEILLAVQPHTTSKIKDVNDLYNIHTYGFRGEALAAISRVSRMKITSKRKDDDVATSIEFVGSKPISTKKTAAQNGTTIEVKDLFFNIPARRKFLKSAAIEGRMITEIIEKFILATNVGIDYIKDGKLIYSISKNIPLIEKINTIFPETKKDDFFELNIEESWFKIKGFISHPRVTRNNRTAQIFFINNRYIRSGDLFAVFESGYGEMLESRRHPYGIVFFEIDPKEVDINVHPQKLEVKISESRIIYNKFKRLIRETLINKTTFRMSINVEDASDDTYTTKKVIQKTYENSIPTVSELEEKYETFLINKERKSERIEKKPLPIMQKKLHQKQEEKKIIQDINQNINYLKSQHVNPENTIEKKSIDFSYYKIVGLVADRYIILELKDSIHFIDFHAAHERVIYEDLKKIFFEKGNITTQMIMLPIKLNLDETRKEILENNIEKIRKLGFEITEENNEFYIIGFPSNIKINDPQTTIIEILDELRLEGIESPEKIFDHAIATMACRAAVKTGDDPVGLDILISKIIEYNILTCPHGRPISMELQLKKLDEFFERS